The genomic window CTGGATGTAACGGGTATTTTCCGAGGGGTTGGCGATCCGCATTGCCAGTTTCCAAGCCCTGATGTCATCATCTGCGATCCCAAAGTAATCTTCGAAAGCCGCTTCAGCACGCTGAAGCTCCCCTATACTTAATATCTCAATATTAGCGTGGTCATGTATGATGCACTCTAAATAAGCCAAGCAGGCGGCCTCAAAACCGTCATCCGCTTGCGCCGTCGTAGACAGAAGCGTTTGTAAGCCAAGACACACAAAAAGAGTTTTGAAATACTTCATTATGATACCTCCCCTAACCCCACGACTGGCAAGACCAGACCAGCTGACCGTGAATGATGACGCGGTTTATATCGAGGCCGCGTCGCAGTTCCGAGGGATTGTCCGGGTTGTCGGAGTGAAGAATAAGGGTTTTTTCATCGGGCCGGTCAAGCCGCTTGATCCTAAGCTGCTCGTCGATATCGGTGAAGGCATAGACGGCGCCATTGCGGATCGTGCGCCGTGACCGATCAATCAAGGCCAGATCACCATCGCGCAGGCGCGGCAACATACTGCCGCCGCGCACCCGAACTATGCAGGCGTCAGAAGCTGAGATATTGGCGGAGGACAGCCAATCGCTTCGAAATGCGATGAGGCCATCAATCTCCTGGCTTCCCGATTCTGCGCCTGGGCCGGCAGAGACGTCAGCATCCATCAGCGGTAGCGCGGTATAGCTCTCGCCTTCAATCAGTGCGTGTTCAACGGTCACTGACTTAGACGAATCTACTGCGTCACGTGGAGGCCCGAAATAGAATTCAAGCTCCAAAACGTCGGCTAACCTCTGCAAAGAAGGCACGTTGTAGCGTTTTTCCCCATCTCGAGGCATCCGAAAATTTTTGATCAATGATGGATGGCCGACTGCCAATCGTGAAGCAGCGGCGTCAGAAAGGTTCTTTTTTTTAAGCGCTTGATCAATTGCGTCTAGAATCGGGTCCATGCGGCAAACTAGCCCGTAGAGGCTAGTCCCGCAATGAGTGGCCACTACAGGCTTGGCTGAGTGGGCCTGTAGTGGCTAAATGACGCCATGAGCAGAGACATCGAAAATATAATTCAGTTATCCGTGCCAACCCTTCACGCTCAGCGGTCTGCGAAAGGGAGAAGATGACCCACGCCATCTCTGGCCTGACGTCGCCCGGATCATCGGAGAGGTTCTGCCGGAATGGTGCTTCTTCGAAAACGTCCCCGGCCATCTCACCCTTGGTCTCAGAGACGTCGTGGGAGACCTTCAACGAATGGGCTATCGGGTTGCTGCGCGCATCCAATCAGCGCTTGAAGTCGGCGCGGCGCACCGGCGCGATCGTCTCTTCATTGTGGCCCACACCGACCTACAAGGGCAGCGGCAACAGAGCCTGCATCATGGCAGGGCCGGAAGGTCTGAAATTCCAGACCGACCTGAATCAGACAGGCAAACAGATCGGCATCAAGAATGCCGCGAGCGCGTGGACGCTGTTTTGGGATATCCTGATCGCATCGGGCTGGACGCCGGCACCGTTCCCCTCTTCGCACCAGGTCCGGGTGAGTTTCGGTTGTGGGGAGAAATACTCGACGAGCGGCCCGGCCTTAAACCCGGAATTTACCGACCATCTGATGGGCTGGCCTATGGGCTGGACCGATCCGCTGCGGCCGGTAATGGGGTGGTCCCGCTGGCTGCAGCGCGCGCGTGGGGAGCTTTGAAAGAGGTTTTAAATGACGTTTAAAGAAGGTCCGGGTGAGGTAATAGAACCTCCCTAAACGTCGAATCCGCAAAAACGCGTTGCTGAAAAACTCTGTGTCACAGACTGAAAAACCTCGTGTCGCGCTACATACATACACACAAAATGTAAAAAAGATTTACTTTTCCGCACACCCCCTCTTGCGTCCCGCATATGAGATACCATATGAGTTAATGTGATTAACATTAACATAGAAACGACAGCACAAAGGAGCACACACAGATGACCACCACCACCGTCGTTGCCACCTCCGCCGAAACCGCTCAGGGCTGGTTTTCCCGGGCCGAGGCCTGGCTGGACAGCAAGGGCAAAGGTGCCTGGCTGGCCGCCATGATCCTTGGCTTCATCTTCTTCTGGCCCGTCGGACTGGCCTTTCTGTTCTATATGATCTGGAGCAAACGCATGTTCAATGGTTCCTGCAAATCCCGCCGTCATGCCCATATGCATGGCCATAAGTTCCGCACATCAGGCAACACCGCCTTCGACAGCTACAAGGCAGACACCCTGCGTCGGCTGGAGGAGGAACAAAGCGCCTTCGAAGAGTTCCTGCAACGCCTGCGGGATGCCAAGGACAAGGCCGAGTTCGACCAGTTCATGGAGGATCGCTCCAAGGTGAAACCGGTCGAAAACGAAGAACCGGCAGACGCCTGATCGCGCGGATGCCAGATGCGGGCCCCTTCCCCCCGGGGCCGCATCATGTTTTGCTGGTTAAAGCCCGGTCCCCACATTTCAGCAACAGGATAGGACAAGATGACATCTGACACCCAAACCGATCCCGCCGACCACGCCCCGGCCTATATCCCCCTGCCGGTGCAGATTCTCACCCTGATTTTTTATGCCGGGTTCGCGATCTCGGTCTCGATTGTCGCCATGGCGCTGTTTGGCGTGATCGGCGTTGTTCTGGCCGTGCTTTTTGCCTGGCAATGGGCCCGGCTGCCGGCGTTGAACGGCCAGGCCGCTCTGAATGATCGGATCAAATCATTGCGCCCCAATATGCCCGCGCCCGAACCACAATCGAGCGGCAATGCCAGTTTTGACGCCTATCGCGACGCGCTGATGCGTCGGCTGGAACAGGAACAGGCCGAGTTCGAAGGGTTCCTGACCCGGCTGCGCGAGGCCAAGGACAAATCCGAGTTTGACCGGTTCCTCGACAAACGCGCCGCGACCAATCGCGGGTCGCAAGACAGTGCAACCCCGGCCATGGCCTGACCCGACACCCCTGCGGCCCCGCCCCTTATCCCTGAAGCCGGGGCCGCATTTTTCCATCCCCCCTTTTCAAAAAGGCCATACCAGCCCATGTCTGTTCCCATGACATCTCGCCTGCCCGATCCGCATTACCAATCCGTCTTTTACGACGGCATCCCCGCCAAACGGCTGTTTGCCTGGCTGATTGATGTGGTGATCACCACCCTGATCGCCCTGATCCTCGGGCTGATGCTCTTGACCATTCCGCTGTTTATCTGGCCGGTCTGGTATCTGGTGCTCAGCTTTCTCTACCGCAGCGCCACCATCGCCGGAGGATCCGCCACCATCGGCATGCGGGTGATGAATATTCAGCTGCGCGGCGCCACCGGCGCGAAACTGTCGGGCACCGAGGCGGCGGTCCACACATTGGCCTATCTGACCTGTTCGGCCTTTGCCCTGCCGCAACTCCTGTCGCTGGTGCTGATGGTGACCGGAAACAGACATCAGGGTCTCCACGACATGCTGATCGGGTCCGCCGCAATTAACCGGCCCCGTTGAAAGCAGCGTTAGGGTCAGGACCTAATCCTTTAAAAACCGGTTGCTCCTATGGGGGCGGCTGGTGCAGGCTTTGTTCAGACACATCACGAACTTAACCTGCCGGATATGCGCCACACACTTCCCCTTGCCCCACAGTTCTATGTCACCGCCCCCCAGGCCTGCCCGTATCTGGAAGGACGGCGGGAACGCAAACTGTTCACCGCCCTGCAGGGGGAACATGCGGATAAGCTGAACAATTCCCTGTCGAAACAGGGCTTTCGCCGGTCGCAGAATGTCCTCTACCGCCCATCCTGCGCGGATTGTTCCGCCTGCCTGTCGGCCCGGATCCGGGTTGCGGATTCCACCCCGTCGAAAAGCCAGCGCCGCAGCATCCGCCGCAATGCCCATCTGACCCGTATCGCGCGCTCCCCCTGGGCCACGGAAGAACAATACGCGCTGTTCCGCCACTATCTCGACAGCCGCCATGCGGATGGCGGGATGGCCGATATGGATGTATTCGAATTCGCCGCAATGATTGAAGAAACCCCGGTCCGCTCCCGGGTGATCGAATATCGCGACACTGCGGATGATACGCTGACAGCCGTCTGCCTGACCGATGTGCTCGATGACGGGCTCAGCCTGGTCTACAGCTTCTTTCGCCCCGACCTGCCCGCACAATCGCTTGGCACCTATGTGATCCTCGATCATATCGACATCGCCCGCGAGGCCGGACTGCCTTATGTCTATCTGGGCTATTGGGTGCCGGGATCGAACAAGATGGGCTACAAGGCGAAATTCGCCGCCGTGGAAATCTATCTCAACGGAGCATGGCAGGATATCGGCCAGCCCGAGGATCACTCAAACCAGACCCATCCGCTTTCGGTGGACCCCATCGCCCAACAGGTCGCGCAGATCACCCTGCCCGACACCCGCGCACCCACTGAAAGTGACTGAAACCCGGTACACCCCTGGGGGAGCCCGCAAATCAGGGCGCGCCCCTTCTTCTTGTCCCAAATACGCCCGCCGGAGGCGGACCGAACCCCGCAACCCCCACAGGACCTTGCGGTTACGGGCGCGCCTATCCACCAACGCCGGAACAGGCTTGCGCGGCCCATAGCTTCGAACTGAAATTCTGAACCACCCCACATCATCCTTCCGCCCGGCGGCACCGCCGGGCAGCGCCCACCCCTCGGTTCGGGCGATGCCCTCTGCGCAATGCATATGCGTTGCAGGATTTCAGTCTGGCGCTCCATAAAGAGCTT from Rhodophyticola sp. CCM32 includes these protein-coding regions:
- a CDS encoding S24 family peptidase; this encodes MDPILDAIDQALKKKNLSDAAASRLAVGHPSLIKNFRMPRDGEKRYNVPSLQRLADVLELEFYFGPPRDAVDSSKSVTVEHALIEGESYTALPLMDADVSAGPGAESGSQEIDGLIAFRSDWLSSANISASDACIVRVRGGSMLPRLRDGDLALIDRSRRTIRNGAVYAFTDIDEQLRIKRLDRPDEKTLILHSDNPDNPSELRRGLDINRVIIHGQLVWSCQSWG
- a CDS encoding DNA cytosine methyltransferase, producing the protein MRKGEDDPRHLWPDVARIIGEVLPEWCFFENVPGHLTLGLRDVVGDLQRMGYRVAARIQSALEVGAAHRRDRLFIVAHTDLQGQRQQSLHHGRAGRSEIPDRPESDRQTDRHQECRERVDAVLGYPDRIGLDAGTVPLFAPGPGEFRLWGEILDERPGLKPGIYRPSDGLAYGLDRSAAAGNGVVPLAAARAWGALKEVLNDV
- a CDS encoding DUF2852 domain-containing protein, whose protein sequence is MTTTTVVATSAETAQGWFSRAEAWLDSKGKGAWLAAMILGFIFFWPVGLAFLFYMIWSKRMFNGSCKSRRHAHMHGHKFRTSGNTAFDSYKADTLRRLEEEQSAFEEFLQRLRDAKDKAEFDQFMEDRSKVKPVENEEPADA
- a CDS encoding DUF2852 domain-containing protein, coding for MTSDTQTDPADHAPAYIPLPVQILTLIFYAGFAISVSIVAMALFGVIGVVLAVLFAWQWARLPALNGQAALNDRIKSLRPNMPAPEPQSSGNASFDAYRDALMRRLEQEQAEFEGFLTRLREAKDKSEFDRFLDKRAATNRGSQDSATPAMA
- a CDS encoding RDD family protein → MTSRLPDPHYQSVFYDGIPAKRLFAWLIDVVITTLIALILGLMLLTIPLFIWPVWYLVLSFLYRSATIAGGSATIGMRVMNIQLRGATGAKLSGTEAAVHTLAYLTCSAFALPQLLSLVLMVTGNRHQGLHDMLIGSAAINRPR
- a CDS encoding arginyltransferase, producing MRHTLPLAPQFYVTAPQACPYLEGRRERKLFTALQGEHADKLNNSLSKQGFRRSQNVLYRPSCADCSACLSARIRVADSTPSKSQRRSIRRNAHLTRIARSPWATEEQYALFRHYLDSRHADGGMADMDVFEFAAMIEETPVRSRVIEYRDTADDTLTAVCLTDVLDDGLSLVYSFFRPDLPAQSLGTYVILDHIDIAREAGLPYVYLGYWVPGSNKMGYKAKFAAVEIYLNGAWQDIGQPEDHSNQTHPLSVDPIAQQVAQITLPDTRAPTESD